The following coding sequences are from one Venturia canescens isolate UGA chromosome 5, ASM1945775v1, whole genome shotgun sequence window:
- the LOC122410824 gene encoding uncharacterized protein — protein sequence MASKGSAKASLWNADTVYELGLCRMLEQTLGIWPIGYQDTFSKLRLFVVAVLEISMIINLIREIIADCVIVDEMVNFVALVACSIVALLKIMILQINRRKMELVIKSAVDDWSMIEESSSREIMKQHARTGRFVFIYQMASAVLTIVLMAWAALPFLAELPESLGDHFENSSATSFHNNSDLLSHLHEAKEINLPRSLPMGTGCFVNDISSISYALIFIYQVIQLIITSAGNIGTDVYFFSICMHVCGQLELLKIKFENFGHDSDSRTCHEQVRAFVKRHNHLIELSNIFEDSFNILILAQLSANAFIMSLLGIQLYLYL from the exons ATGGCAAGTAAAGGATCAGCAAAGGCAAGCCTTTGGAATGCCGACACCGTGTACGAACTTGGACTCTGTAGAATGTTGGAACAAACTCTCGGCATTTGGCCGATCGGTTATCAAGACacgttttcaaaattacgaCTCTTCGTCGTGGCAGTTTTGGAA ATATCGATGATCATAAATCTAATCCGTGAGATAATCGCGGACTGCGTGATCGTGGACGAAATGGTAAATTTTGTGGCTCTGGTGGCATGTTCGATAGTTGCCTTGCTCAAAATCATGATACTGCAaataaatagaagaaaaatggaaCTCGTGATAAAATCAGCGGTTGACGACTGGTCGATGATCGAAGAATCGAGCTCcagagaaataatgaaacaacATGCTCGAACTGGAAGATTCGTATTTATATATCAAATGGCATCAGCAGTTCTGACAATCGTTCTAATGGCATGGGCGGCTTTGCCATTTCTCGCAGAATTGCCGGAAAGTCTCGGAGATCATTTTGAGAACTCGAGTGCCACCTCTTTTCACAATAATTCTGATCTTTTATCGCATCTCCATGAAGCTAAGGAAATTAATTTACCGCGGAGTCTCCCAATGGGGACTGGCTGTTTCGTTAACGATATCTCTTCGATATCTTACGCTCTCATTTTTATCTATCAAGTCATTCAACTCATTATAACGAGTGCTGGTAACATTGGCACCGACGTctactttttttcgatttgtaTGCACGTTTGTGGACAGCTCGAGTTACtcaaaataaagtttgaaaatttcggcCACGACTCTGACTCTCGTACCTGTCACGAACAAGTCCGTGCATTCGTAAAGAGACACAACCATCTGATAGAactttccaatatttttgaaGACAGTTTCAATATTCTCATACTCGCTCAACTCTCAGCCAATGCTTTTATTATGAGCCTCTTGGGTATACAGCTCTatctttatttataa